A stretch of the Leptidea sinapis chromosome 5, ilLepSina1.1, whole genome shotgun sequence genome encodes the following:
- the LOC126964597 gene encoding endocuticle structural glycoprotein ABD-4-like, which yields MVKMEMLFVMCFIAIAAAAPQKPADQVIAILKQEFDQQPDGSYVYSYETENGIKADEKGTLKKASGPDSTDVIVAQGGFSYTAPDGTVINLNYVADDENGFRPEGAHLPTPPPIPPEIQKALDFLATLPPPAPSRN from the exons ATGGTAAAAATG gaGATGTTATTTGTGATGTGTTTCATCGCTATTGCCGCCGCAGCACCGCAAAAGCCTGCCGATCAAGTAATAGCAATTCTGAAGCAAGAGTTCGACCAACAACCGGACGGATCATATGTCTACAG CTATGAAACCGAAAACGGTATTAAGGCGGACGAGAAAGGTACGTTGAAAAAGGCAAGCGGCCCTGATAGTACTGATGTCATTGTCGCCCAAGGAGGTTTCAGCTACACGGCACCAGATGGCACTGTTATCAACCTTAATTACGTCGCAGATGATGAAAATGGATTTAGACCTGAG GGTGCACATTTGCCAACTCCTCCACCAATCCCCCCAGAAATCCAAAAGGCACTCGACTTCTTAGCTACTCTTCCTCCACCAGCTCCATCCAGGAACTAG